GAgtaggggtttaagaacacagtggagaagggagaggcccctggccagcaggggaagagaaagagagagactggtatttgcaagtgaatgagaaacaggatttagcaaagagaggagagggggctcttggaggaaagAGACTTGAGTgaaagatttgcagagggaccatagggggtcctgagagaggggtgccccaggggtcaggcaggagggagagagagttgggagtctgaggagaaggaaagattaggagcagaggttttaggtgaggtttctttggccaaaaacggcctgcgtgtagaacaagtgGCACAGATATTAAGGACAGGAGCTAAGTAAGAAGAAAGCCTTcacataaggaatctctgatggCTTCTCCGTCCGgaggcagaaattgtcaagatctcttaggatattgtaatcaaatgtcccattttcaggccaatgggagtcattgtctaatttgtattgagGCCACgccatgttacagaagaataTGAggttttttggcttaaggtcagagaggcccaacttaggTTTTtcatgagacatcctagaggggtctggtcggaaggcttagaccaggggtccccaaacattttacacagggggccagttctctgtccctcagacagttggagggtcggactataaaaaaactatgaacaaatccctatgcacactgcacatatcttattttaaagtaaaaaaacaaaacaggcaaaaaatacaatatttaaaataaagtacaagtaaatttaaatcaacaaactgaccagtatttcaatgggaactgtgctcctctcactgaccaccaatgaaagaggcgccccttccggaaatgcggcgggggccagataaatggcctcagggggccgcatgcagcccttgggtgtagtttggggacccctggcttagactctgaagagccgtggagacaggtgagcaagaggtaATACTGACATAAGACTGCCTATCAGGTGTTTTGAAGTtaggaaaacaagaaaaggaagccctctccccctcccattgGTTTATTTCTTTGGACATCGTTTTTTTCATGCTCTCCTTGGCAATTGATCTCATGGCTTCACATTTTTCTTCCGTGCGTTAATCCCAAATATATCTGTTCAGATATGTCGCCCTACTTTCCATCTCCTTCCCAGACATCACCTCTACATAAATAATCAGCCTGCACTGTAAATTCCGTGCATCACAAACTGAACTGCTCATCCCTTCCCACATCTGTCTCTGCCCTCTTGAGGTTGGGAGGAAAAGGAAACACGACTGTGGGCCATGAGAAGTGGTCACAGCATTCTGTCACAGGGAgacggggagacagacacagggagaaagaaggatgcAGTAAAGGTTTCTGGGTTTTGTACCACCTCCATCCATTTTCCAATTTCTAACATAAAAGTGCAAAATATAATCTTGACTTTTCCCTTCTTGTCCTACAAGTATAAAAAGTTTCAAGGTCAAGGAGAAAAGTCTTTCACTTGGTATTCCTGCGGAAGGGAATTTAGATCACTTCAATGAATGTTCACTGAATTCCTTGGAGCACAGAAGAATGTGATGGTAGTATATACAAAAACAATGTTAGGACTACTGAACATAATACTGCTTAGTATGACCAGACTTCAAGAACAAGGGTGGGAGGGCGACTAGGTTGATAACCTTTGAGGAAGCTTCCCTTTCTATAAATTATGCCCTTTCTTCTCTATTAGCTATACAGTAATAAGAATCTCAAGGAAACTCTTAACATTCATAATTGGAGTTAACTGGATTAAGAATGCAAAAACAATTAGTGCAAGGATAACTTGCGATAATTTTGAGTGCATTCATCTCTTCAATACCTTTAATGGAACCCTCAAAAAAAAGGGGAATAAATAACATGGGTATGGCCAACTGGCTAAGTGTTCAAGAAACTGATTAGCTAGTCTCCCAGCTACACAATCAGACACAGGTCCCAAATACTCTGAATCTCTTTCCGTGAGATGAGCCACATGATTGAGTTTTGTCCAAAGGAACACATGCAAGGGATATGTGTGACTTTCAGGCCTGACCCAAACATTTTCCACGtgtttttccctcttctcttatTCGCTCCTTCAACAGAGGCTACAGACTGGGAGAGAGGCAGTTCGCCAAGACGGGAGAAGCCTTGGACAAGAATACCTGTGGAAAGGCTGCCCACTGACCAGCAACATCCACACTGAACTATACAGGAGAGAAGTAACCTTGGGAAAGTGAGGCAACCGGGTCCCAGTTTCCTCCTGTcaagtatttatgtatttataacaGTGACTAATcaagagcaaaagctcactaaaTATTAGTTCCATTAATATTAGGAAACAAAATGGacttaatttccttctttttcttaggCAAAGTGGATGGAGTACGAGGGGCTGGGTGTGGTCAGTGAAAAGCCCTTGGGTGCATTTACCAGTTAAAAATCCTCATTAGTACACTGGTATGTATTTAAGTAAGACAAACACAGTAACAGGaactcaaagagaaaaaacacaCTTCATCTGGATCACAAACATCACATTTTATGACTTGTCTTACATAACTGAGTGCTAAATCACTcaaatctaataaaaatgttaaacaaaaagaatgcaattctctctttttcccctttacACTGAGCATTTGGGGACATTCTAAACAGCTTTGACAATCCATATCATTTCTGTggtttaaaattaatacacaattTGTACAAAGACCACTCTGCTGTTACAATATTCTGATACAATGTAATAACAGTCATAATCaacttttatcaattttatataaatagcttATAGAATGTCTTTGCAAACCACATATTTGTTataatacaaaacattttatgaaaatactATACTAGTTAAATCTTTTTTGCAGAAGTGGCAAAAAGTGAAGGACAAAGAGGCAGAATAGTATTTCAAAACTAGTCTTCTGTGATAGGCCTAAATATCTGGCAATTAATCCTGTTTATATGAAATTATAGGTTTGTAACATTGAAATGTCAAAAGTGCAGTGCATCCGGCCAAAACAAACAGTTCCAGTCGatattttattctgtaaaattAATTCAGTATGACCAAtgccattcatattttaaaactgaaccAATTCTGTCTTGTGATTTTTAACATACAGGGTTTCTGGGTTGTATTGGAAATTAGAATATTCTATCTAACGATCTGGTTACTTTCCTGTAAATCATAGGAACAGTGtcatattttaacattaataataaaggTTATTATCTTTAACTGCCGAATAGCTTCTGTGGTGATATTTTCATAAAAGAGATACTTTACATTTCACTTTCCTCCAAATACattgaacaacaaaaaagtgCAGTGCATCAACTTAATTACAAAATCAGTagcataaatatattatttgggtACCAAATTTCCTTTCTAAATACAGTAATTTATTAGTGTTGTTAatctgtgcctaatttataaattaaactttatcatagttATGTgtgtaaaaaaaagacatagtactatacatatacatatataaatatgtatatatatggtttAGAAATATCTCAGTTTTAAGTACCCACTGGGGGTCTCAGAATGTATCCCCCATGAACTGGGGTTGGGGGGACTACTACATATTCAGATTCacatatttttatagttattaagtaatagttttaaataataaccATCAAAATATTTAATCCCAGATGTGGATTAAATCATGGTagtatcaattatttttaaaaattccaatttatttattcatcagtaGGATGTAGTATTTGACAATGTCCCCAGAGAATTAGCTTAAGTGTAGAAAGTGATCATCTAATTACAGTTATTAATTCAGTCATTTACAAAGCTGCtaatatgttgttgttgtttttccaccCTGATGTATCCACTTGAGCATATCACACCAAAACCAGATATAAACATTCCTGAAATAAGGAGCCATCTTTATATGTGTATTTCATTACAGTGCTTAGTCTTGGTATTATTAAGcacaataaatttttctttatgaatatGGTAGATTAAGGCAAAAGGATATAACCTAGTCCtctcaataatttattttctatcttttagaAAATGCTTTTGAGACCATACAAATAACAGCTCTGCTGGATAGAAAGACACAAAACTGTCCCTTAGACCAACATCTGGTATTTTAAGCATGAGGTTAAAATCATGGTGCTCTCGGGGTCTTCCCTTGATCTGCTATTATGATCATTCCCCAGCGGCAACCacaatgctgattttcaaatgataCCATTTATTTGCTATGTCTCTTTGCTGtatatagattatttttcttattaaaaaatatttaataattgggCAATAATCTACTCAGTCTTTGTTAACTTTccaatgaataatttttcatttttgcaaCCATTTTCTGCATGgttgttgcatttttcttctgttaTCTTCTTCACATAACTAAGTGGTCCCTTCCCTTCAAAGGAGGAAGGGTTTTTGAAGGAGCCTCCAATTCTATCCCACAACGTGAAATACTGTCCATAGTTATAGTCGAAGAACATGTGGTGGTCAGTATGATGAGCGGAGCCATTAATAAATGGCCTTAAGATTTGAGGGACACGAAAATCACCATCATGAATGGAAACTGTCCAGATATTGACCAAGACATACAAAGTTAAATAAACCACCTTGTGTAATGGGAAGATAAATGGGTATAAATGGTAAGGTAGACTTTGAAGGAAGCCATCCAAAGGGTGAAAAGCATGACTTGCAAATGGAGTCGGAATCTTCCAGATATGATGAGGTTTATGTATGCGCTGCAGAAGAAAAGAACACCATCAGCACCGCAAACTCAACCCAGTGCAACTTGAACTTTGCTCATGTTGTGGAAATGACTTAACTAAAAAAATCCCTCTGAAATGAGCAAAATCACTTTGTAAAATGCCCTCCACTTTACCCGCAAATGGTGAAATTTTAGCACAAACCCTCCGGactcataaaaaatacaaaatataactgCTATTTGTCCTGACTCTGGTTCTTGGTACCTAGAGGATGGAATTCATAATCACAAACGACTGAGATgtgtaacattttttctttcccctaTACGCGACTCTACCTTATACACCAGCCTGTGATGGAGGCCTCTGTGAATCCAGTAGATAAGCATGTCAGTAAAGAAGAGGAAGGACAGCACACTGACCACGAGCTGGAACCAGCCTAGAGGAGGTAACAGCACAGAGCAGAATCAGGATCTAGCCGCCAGGAttggcatttattttttacatgtctAAAAGCATATGATCCTAGactcaaatatactgctcacaaaaattaggggatatttcaaaaatgaattggAAGccgtaaaatatcccctaacttttgtaaACAGTGTACTATAAACTATCTGTTTTGGCTAATTGAACACATTATAAATCAATCTCCCTCGACTCTCCAGAATCTGCTCATTTCCTCATCTCCCTCATTCAAAAACTTGGAAGTGTTCTacctaaaatatttcttaatcaaACTATTAAGGTACTTATGAGACAGAAAAAGGGCACTCCTGAAGcatctttattatttaaatctgagaatattctatttaataatttttctttataaatacatCTTTATACATTGTCTCCCTGCttggaagtttattttatttaaattcttaagCTGAGCATTTATGCCATAACCCAACCCTTTCAGGTCTTTTCTAACCTCATCTGCTCTTGTGCTGACTGGGCTGGTTTACTCAATGTCTTCCCAACATCTTCAAAGTCTGACTTCTGTACCTTTTCTCATACTGTTCCATGTATCTAGAATGCccttcctccttttatttttactcataATCCCACCCACTTTTCCAAGCCTAGTCAAGTCGTCACCTTAGCATgtcatttttgttccttttttttaatttttttaaaatttttttatttttattttttattttatttattcatttttagagaggagagagagagggagagagagtgacagagagggagagagaggagagagagacagagaaagagaaggggggaagagctggaagcatcaactcccatatgtgccttgaccaggcaagcccagggtttcgaaccggcaacctcaaatCCTTCCTTAGAAAGCAGAGCTGCTGGTGCAGGTCTACCACATTTTTGTTGAGAAACCTGGACAAGTTACTGGAAT
The DNA window shown above is from Saccopteryx bilineata isolate mSacBil1 chromosome 2, mSacBil1_pri_phased_curated, whole genome shotgun sequence and carries:
- the SC5D gene encoding lathosterol oxidase yields the protein MDLVLSVADYYVFTPYIYPATWPEDDIFRQTISLLIVTNLGAYILYFFFGTLSYYFVFDHALMKHPQFLKNQVCREIMFTVQSLPWISIPTVSLFLLELKGYSQLYDDIGEFPRGWFQLVVSVLSFLFFTDMLIYWIHRGLHHRLVYKRIHKPHHIWKIPTPFASHAFHPLDGFLQSLPYHLYPFIFPLHKVVYLTLYVLVNIWTVSIHDGDFRVPQILRPFINGSAHHTDHHMFFDYNYGQYFTLWDRIGGSFKNPSSFEGKGPLSYVKKITEEKCNNHAENGCKNEKLFIGKLTKTE